The region GCACATAGTAAGCTCTTGAAAATATATTAGCTATCattaattctatatttattatGAATGCCTTCCAGAAGGTGCTTCCTGGAGGGGCCTGCCCCACTGTTCCTGTGCCGAGTTCCAGGATAGCCTCAACCTCAGCTACCACCCCTCGGGCTTGAGCCTGCACCTCAGACCACCCAGCCCGGGAAGTTCCCCGCAGGAGCAGTCCCTCTCCCAAGTCCTGAGCCCTGAGCCCCCAGACCCAGAAAAGCTTCCTGTGCCCCCTGCCCCTCCATCTAAGAGGCACTGCCGCTCACTCTCAGTGCCCGTGGACCTGTCTCGCTGGCAGCCAGTGTGGCGGCCCGCCCCCTCCAAGCTGTGGACTCCCATCAAGCACCGGGGCAGTGGTGGAGGGGGTGGGCCGCAGGTGCCTCACCAGAGCCCCCCGAAGCGGGTCTCCAGCCTCAGGTtcctccaagctcccagtgcctCTTCTCAATGTGCCCCAGCCCACAGACCCTACAGCCCCCCTTTCTTCAGCCTGGCCCTAGCCCAAGATTCCTCTCATCCCTCTGCTGCCTCCCCGCAAAGTGGCTCCTGGGAGAGTGATGCTGAGTCCCTGTCACCTTGCCCACCCCAACGCCGCTTCTCCCTGTCACCCAGCCTGGGCCCACAGGCAAGCCGCTTCTTGCCCTCTGCCCGGAGCTCCCCTGCATCCTCCCCAGAGCTGCCCTGGCGACCTCGAGGCCTGCGCAATCTTCCCCGAAGCCGCTCACAGCCTTGTGATCTTGATGCCCGCAAAGCTGGGGTCAAGCGGCGCCATGAGGAGGACTCTCGGCGGCTGCGGCCTTCCTTGGACTTCGACAAGATGAATCAGGTGGGACTGGCAAGACCAGGGAAGCTAGGATGGGAGTAGTGAAGACTGTTCCATTTTCACTTGTGAGGTGTCCTCTAGCTCCAGGCCCTCCTGACGTGGCCTCCCCTGGCGCTCCTGTCTGCCTGAGCCTTTGCTAAGGGTGGTCTACCATCTCAATTTGCCCAGGATTATCCTGGTTTTAGCATTGAAAGTCCTGTGTCCTGTGAAATTCCTGTTCTGGGGTTCCAGAGAAACTTAGTGGACCCATGTTAAACCTTCCAACAGAGATCCCAGATTGTCCTACCGGAGGCATCTTCCCTCCTTAGGCATGACTCAGAAAAACCCAATCATTAGTGCCTTGCCCCTTCTCATGCATGGCTGGCTTTGTCCCTTGCCCTTCACTGCTTCACGTGGGCCTGTGAAGGCTTAAGTAAAATAGGCTGCTGCATCATTCATTCGCTCAACAAATGTTTTTTGTCTTCCCAGTGTGAGTACAGTTGTTGTAGGCATTTGTCCACTCTTTTCATATTCTTCCTTCTAGACCACTGGGTCATAAACCGCTTTGAGAACTTAACTCACTTATTCATAGTCATTCATTCAAGCAGTCAACAAAcattattgaatacctactatgtaaCAGACTCCGACTAGGCACTGGCAATATAGGAGTGAAACAAGCCATCAGTCAGTATTCCTACACACATGAAGTTTATAAACAGGCTTCTAATCTTGAATCTGATAGAAACTATGGgcttttttcctcaaaaaaatatgcatgtacactaaattttcaaaattttatctgGGAGTTATGACCTCACCCTAATGCATAGGACACCTGCCTTCAAGGGTAATCAAGAGGGATACTTTGAAATACAGCTTGGGCAAGGTTCTCTGGGAAGTTAATATCTTTCTTTGccttaattttgtttgtttgtttgtttgacagAAACCATACTCAGGAGGTCTCTGTCTCCAAGAAACAGCCCGGGAAGGCAGCAGTATCTCTCCACCATGGTTCATGGcctgcagccccccacccctctctGCTTCCTGCAGCCCCATTGGGGGTTCCTCCCAGGTGCTGAGTGAAAgcgaagaggaagaggagggggccGTGCGGTGGGGGCGGCAGGCGCTGAGCAAGCGGACACTGTGCCAGCAGGACTTTGGGGACCTGGACTTGAATCTGATTGAGGAGAACTAAAACTGAGAGGCTACTTCCTGGGGCTACACAGACTGACTCTCTTACGGCTACTAACAAGTGTCGAGGTCCCAAGGCCAGGGGCCCAGCCTGGGAATGGGGGTGAATGGAGGGCTCCGACTCAGGGCAGCCGGAAATCTTCTCGCTCCAGGAAGCTCGACCATGCCGAGAGACTGGCCGGGACAAGATAAACGGAGCTGGTGGCGGGAGGGACAGCCCCAGAGCAGACCCTTCCCATGGCGGCCCTGAGTGTGAGTATCCCTGCCACCGAGAAAGCAATGGGCAGGGACGGAAGGGGTCTGCCGACCCCAGCTCGGGGAATTTCACTAGCCCCTTTGCTTCAAAGGGCACTTGTGTCTTAGAATTTGGCCAGGGTGGGGggttcattcagcctccttggagaaattgtgtgagagtgtgtgagtgcATGAGAGTGCTCGAGGAAAGGTGTGTTTGGGTAGCCTTAGGGAAGGAAGGCAGTTGCTCCCTAACAGCAGAGCACCACAGTACTCCCAGGATCTTGGGTTTTCACGGGACAGCAGGCTTGTTCTAGGAGTCGGGGTTCTAAGGAGCTCTGGAAGCAAGCTTGTAATCTGTTAGCAACAGTGGCTCTGCAAAGGATACTATTTGGGGGTCCTCAACTAATGGTCTTTTCCTCAGGCCCACACCTCCTCCAGATAGATCTAATATTGGCTGGAGAGAGTGCTGCATATTGATTCttagctggctttttttttttctcatcagatTGCCAAGGCTGGATACAACTTGCTTGTCTCTTTCACTAAGTAGATGCAAGCACATGTGGGCAATTAAGGCAGAGCTGAAGGGCtccatctctttctttccctccctacTGATGGGACCTCTTTTCCCTCTTACTTTCTGCCCTTTGAGGGtcaagaagaaggaaggaaggcccCTGTTTGGAGGCTGACCTGCAGCAGAAGTAGTGTTCAGTCCCCAGCAGGCATAGGTGAGTGCACCCCAGCACTGCCCTTTGGAAGCAGACTGTAGAGAAACTCGTTATAAGATCCAGGCCTAGCCATTTTTTCTGAGTTGGttgagaaagaggaaggggaTGTCAGCATTTACTAGTTTGCTTGTCTTCCATTCCTGCCAGGAAATGTTTATTTGCCTCTAATTGGCCCTTAGAGACCTCCGAGAGGTTGAGGCTCACTGAGGGATTGGCTGAAGATGTGTAAAGCAGACTGTGAGAAGCAGCTGGGAGTTTGTTGTTGCTGGattgaatttcttttattgtttcaCACCCACAACTTGGGCCCAGGCAACAGGTCTCAGTGGCCACACTGATGGCTTTAAGGATTTCAGAAGCTCTATAGAGCTGGCTCCAGGGGAGACACATACTGAAGCTGCCGCCATAATGGCTTTTGAGGCTTTGTCCAGCTTTGCTTAGACCCTGCAGGACCAAATTGGACCTGCCCTTCCTGTTTATTGGAAGAAGGGCATTTTCCCAGGCTTTTGCTCATGTTAGGGAAGAGGACCTATGTATTTTCTTCCTTATGGAATTGAACCTATGGTTTTCTGGGTCTCCCACATATTGGATAGGCGCATCAGTGAGGCCCTAGCATCCTCGCCTCCACTCCCTAAGAGATGTCTATGTCTTCTTCAACCTCCTGCCTTTAGAGGTTCTACCCTTCCAGGACTCCTTCCCTTCACCTGCTAGTTAGCACGAGTTACCAGTGAGCTACCAGGTCTGTAGGGGCCTGAGAGAGGTTCTCTGACGAATCCAAGGAAACTGTGAGCCCAGGAGTTGCCCCTCCTTGGTCTTATCCCTCCCTTGGCTGTTCTCCCTCTTTAGGCCATAATTTCCCTGGTGCCAGCTTCTTTTCCTCCTGGGGCATCCTCATCCCTGGGCTCTCTGCTGCAGATTGTGCCAGCTTACAATAGGCCACTGGTAATGTCAGGGGGTTCTCTGCAGGCCCAAAGCTGAAGAAGTGAGGGCAATAATTTCTGCCTCCAACCTGGCTTCCTCAAAGCCCTAGGGCACCATCCCTAAGGGAGAAGGTCTATAGATGCCATATTTGAATTCCATTACTTTAAGATCTGGAAAGTTAAACTAGCTGGAGCTATTGTTTTGCTTCCTAATCTAAGTACCTGTGGTCCTTGGACAAGCCTTTTCGAGAAGTGGTTTATTTTGCTTTACATGGTAGATCTGTTCCAACAGTTCTGTATAAACCAAATGCTATTTTTCCAAGCATTTGGACTGCTGACCATTTAAAAGCAGCCTGTGATTGCTTCTTTTGTAAAGCAAGCAACCTCCCTCTACTTTAGCTGTTTTGACAATTTGGATTTTCACATATTGGGCTTACCCAGAGTGGAACACACCTCTGCAGTGGTTGACCCTGGGTAGACATCTGcatctgtgttgtgtgtgtggtgtggctgATCAGTAGGTGAGTATTCCTGCGTGTGTGAGTGAAGCCACTCCCAGGCTGGTGCTCTCCTCCTGTGCCCGGTGACTGCCCACTGGCAGCTCCAGCTGCCCTTCACTCCCACCTGCTGCCAAAGTCCCTGTGCTAATGGGATTACAAatataaaaagtggaaaaaattttTCGTAAactttgttttatattaaaaaaaaaatccataagtcTGTGTGTGTTAAACATGAGGTCCTGCCTCTGTGGCtgtgtttgaaaaaataaagttttattagaataaTCCATTTTCCCAAGCAACCTTGTGTACTACAGTGTCGTCTTCCTTtcttcacaaagaaaggcaaggaggaagtggggagaaggCCACCCAACTCTTCCAGCTGCTGCTTTTATGACGTGGCTGAACTTTTGCCCCTCAAGGACAGTATTTGGTCCCTGGACCCTTTGCAGCCACAGTAGTTATATCCTGTGACCCCGCTTCTCCTAAGGCCTCAGTTATTTCTGGCAGTCTGATTTGGTCTCCTGTTTCCTTGGTACTTATACCCATCTCTTCTTAGCTCCTGTCACTCTCACTTCCAGCAGGGTGAAGTCAAGTATTAATCCGTTCTTCCTCCCTGAGAAATGCTAGATGGTGCAATTAGAAACTTGTCTAGAATGGTTTGTAGGCTTTGGGGAGTATGGAGAAGGCATGATAGGGACCTTGTCCAGGAGTGTCTTTTCAGAGTTCTCACACATTATGTTGTGGAGAGCTGGAGATAAAGTTGTCAAAATTCAAAGTCCAAAGACCTCAGCAATTTCTTCATCCTGAAAATACTGATTTTGGAAAACTACCCTAGCAGCATAGCTTCTTTTTCACTCTAGAAGGTGGTATTTTCCCTAATGCTTCAATTTGGAATGTTCATTTGCTGAAAGAAGCAGTGTGgctcactctctctctttaaacCTTTCTATTCCAccctttcttctccctctgttAGCATTCTTCCAGTGTGTGTGGGTGAAGTGTAGTTGCTTAGAGAGCCAGGCAGGAGCCTCTTGTCCCTAAGGCATAGCCTTTCTTTACCAGTTGTAGCACTGACTTGCCAGGTGGCAAGAAGAGTCAAGTTGCTTAGCCTCCGACCCAGTTTCCTGCTTCAAATTGGTGGCACTCATCACTGAATACCAATGAAGTGTGCAAGAAGACAGGATTGGCTTGACTACCTGGAGGAGGAACTTTGAGGGGATGAAAATACACCCTGAAAAGAGTGGGAGTTGTCACCTATCCTGGAAACAAAGTAAGAAGGGCTTTGAGGGGGTAGGGCTATATAGCATGTGGTTAAAGAGTCTCAGAATTACAGGTTCGTTCTTTGTATAAAACTGCTGTTACGTTTCACCTACTGTTTGAGTAGGGTTAAGGCCTGAACATCTAAACTTACCCTCcctctgctttttttcctttctgttcagtttttttGTTGGGTTTTTCTACTGTTATTTTCTCTGAAGGCTAGTGTGATTTCATTTTCCATTGCTGAAGCATAGGAAAGAATATAAACTTGATGagggttttgttttattcagtgtTGTAGACCCAACACTTTGAAAACTTACTGGCTTATGAAAAGTGTTgccatatttgttgaattaatttttttttttaatctttgctttcccACTCCTGAACTTAGGCACAAAGACACCACTTGTGTCTGGTGCTGTGAGAAGCTAGCTTTGGACAGTGGGACAGTAATAAGAGCTCCACGTGGGAGAAAATCCCAACAGTGAATTTTAATGGAAAATCTGCAAGGCAGCTAGGTCATGTATGGATTCATCCCTCTTTCTCTTCTACCAACtacaatttgtgtgtgtgctttaagAGGTGTCTTGGcccagaaaaatcaagaaaaattgaATCAGGCCTCAGGTTGGCTATGGGAAATGGACATTGTAAGGAATAGGGAGAggaaaaaatccaaagaaatgtttccttggtgctTCACAGGGTTAGTTCTAGAATGGCTTCACTGGATGTTGTATTTTGACTGAAGCCAATAACTGGTGCTTCCCTCTGGCCCCCAACCTTTGCTACAAGGCAAGTAGGTCAAGGGTAAAGAAGATTTTGAACAGATTTCTGGGTAGGCACATAAGTCTGGAAAGAATGCTACTGCTCTTAATTGTGGGTCAGATCAGTGAAAGAAATGGGTACTTTTAGGGTAGTAATCATGGATTAATACTATACCTTTTCCTGGTTTGTATCTACTTCCATGTATACTCTGCATCCATAAGATTATGGAGCTTGTGCTAGTCTCTAACATAACCAATGTTAATGATTGAGATTTCTCATTGCCCAGTGTAAACAAAAATCTAGGCAAAAAATATCTATCTCCCCTTCTATACAACCACTTTTCTGGCAGGAGTATCAGTCTTCCACGCCTATGAATTCAGATAGGAGTGGTGGGGTTTTCTTTGTCCTCAGCTCCACTTATTTCCATGGTAAGATATACTTTGGTCTTTCCAGTTACCTTAAAAGTTGAATTGAGAAACACCTGGACTTAATAACATTGGCTGATTTGGAAGCAGGAAGAAGCTCCACTGGGATATGTCAGACTATTGAGATGTTGGAAGCGTGTTGGCCTTCAGCCAATATAGAGTGGCATTATCACATACAATGGGTATAAAACGTTGGTCAGTTGGAAAGGGACCTATGAAGTATTGGTAATGAAATGATACCATAATTTCAAATAATGAAATGGTACCATGTTATGGACCGGTGAGAAGAAAGATACTATGTCCCGTGGGCCAATGGGAAGTTTCCTAAAAGATAAGGACGGGAGGGTAGTGCCTATTTTCAGGCTTGGAAATCAATCAGGTACTGGGGCACCAACTTCTTATCTCAGAATATCAATTCTCTAGGTAACTTGCCCCTCAGCCACCCACCCCAGTTAAAGTCTTTGGTATCCGAGGAGGGTAAGCTAAAACCTTCTCAGATGAAGGGGCCCCCTAAGGGAAATATGGCACCAGGATGGTGCCAAGGGAGACTGAAGGACCCGCCCACTTCCCCACCCCGGCCGAAACTGCAATTCCCCTCCCTGCCGCAGGGGGCACTGCAGGCCCCGGGGAGGTTGGGGCGGAGCGCAGCGAGGGGCCCGGAGCTGCCGCCCCGCTCCGAAGCGCGGGGGGCGCTGTGCGGGGCCCGGGCTGCGGCTCCGCTCCCGGCCACGGGGGGCGCTGCGAGGCGCCGGTGGTTGGTGGTGGctgttggggggggtggggggaaccgcGGCCGCGGGTGGTGCGGAGGGAGGCCTTGCGGGCGGATCGGGAGATCGGCGGCGGAGGTGGTGGGAGGCGGCGGGCGGGAGCACGGGTCCGGCCGGCCCTGGCGATGGCGGACGCGGCGGCCTCCCCGGTGGGCAAGCGGCTGCTGCTTCTGTTCGCGGACACCGCGGGCTCTTCCTCGGCCTCGGtccccgcggcggcggcggcggcggcggcgggcggagATCCGGGGCCTGCGCTGCGCACTCGGGCCTGGCGGGCCGGCACGGTGCGGGCCATGAGCGGGGCGGTGCCCCAGGACCTAGCGGTGAGTGGCGGCCGAGGCGGGCACTCGAGGCCGGGGTTGCACGGCCTGCGGGCGGCCTCCCCGGGGGCCTTTGTGAGGGGGCGGTGGGGTGGAGGTGACCCAGTTCCGCGCCCCCAGATCTCCTCAGCGCCCCCCGCCGGCTCCTCAGCACCCCGAGCTCTGACCAGCATGGCTTCCGCGTCGGGGTGCGCGCCCCGGTTTACCTCGGGGGGCAGCCAGGGCGCTAGGAAATGCTGCCTCCACCCGGCAGGCCCCGCCTCCTGAGCGACCCCTTTCTCAGCGTCCCCCCCCAACACTCCTACGGAGCAGGCTCTAGCACCCTGGGTTCCGGAGCCCCTTAGAGTTCTGCCCGTGTGCCGCTGCCTCCTGGAAGAAGCGGACCTGTAGTCTCCCGGCCTCTCGTGGGAGACCTGCGCCCTGTTCCCTTCTTCCCCGAGCCCCGAATGGGGCGGGAATGTGGGCACTTGTGGGAGATCGAGAGGCTGCAGTTGGAGCTGCTCAGGGCTTTTTTATCTGGCAGTTACTTCCTCCTTGTCTGAGCCAGACTCGGCCAGGCTGTCTCCAGAAAGGCCAGCTctcttcaggctcctctctctttgCGCTTCTGGGTGACAGGAGCTGCCGTAGTGGCTGCTTTTGATAAGTTTGAGATCTGTCTTAGCAGACAAATGGGGCTGTTGGGTGGTGCTTTTTATCTCCGAGCTGGGCAACTCCCCCAAACCTTGGGAGAGGTtttgttttgaaactttatgtTGGGGCATGGCCACTTTTGAATACTTGTGTTGGTGTATTTTGTGGATAAAGTTGTTCAGTAATAGAACTTAACTAGCGTTCGTGTCCGTGATGTGTTATTTTTGTTAATGTAGCGACGAAATGTTGTCTTTGAACTTTGgcaagcctctttagttcctcattctGATAGCGGCCCTAGGTTCTGTGTTGAGATAAGGCTGTGAAAAATAGGGGGATTCTTTTAGATTGTGGTAGATCCGCAGGCAGAAGGAATATTTTCTTGATGAACTTGCTTTTGCAGATTATTTTTTTCGCTGTAAACGGGAATTCATTTTGTAAGATTTGATGTTAACATTGCAGGTTTTTGATACTCATTTTTCTACCTATCGATCAGTGGTTTTGAACTCCCCGTCCCGCCCCATATATTAGTCTTCTGGGTTGTTTTGCTTGTGGCTGGCTTTGACTTTAAGAAAAAGGCTGCTTGGACATTTATGAGGCTTTAGTGGGGCGAATTTTTAAAGAGGTATCAGGAATACAATGAGGTGAAGAGAATGATTAAGCAAGGAGATTTGGAGTTAAATTCCTTTGCGATTTCTTTAGAAAATTGCTTTTTAGGTTAAgacgggggggcgggggggaggtgtCCCTCTTAGATCCAGTAATTTACCACCTTGAACGCAAAACTTAGGTTAAGATTCACCATTTAAATGCATATTTGACCTAAAAACTTAGTCTGTCCTAGCGTTTCAGTCGAAGTTTTCTGTTCTAGTTGTTTCCTCCATCAGATGAATTGCTAATGAGCTCTGCAcctgaaatggctacccattcacTTTGTTGTTTGCTGAGCTCCCAAAGGGCAGTGGTTTTTGAAGCTCACTGAGATGCTGGACACCTACTAAGCTAAATACTGATGAATTGTGCCACTGGGCCCATGGAACTGGTTTCTCAAATCAAGTTAAAAGTTTCAGTGATTCAAAACAAAGTGTTACAACTGTGTTGAGGTCTTGGATGGAGCTGTATGCATTTAGAAGCAAAGGCAGTTTGGGGTTTTAAGAATAGGCTTATGCTTGTCTCGTATGTATAATCAAGGAACATTGATGAGAAAAAAGCGACAACAAAACTcagcctttaaaatattttactagctTGCAGAATTGCTCAAGAATTGCTGCTGTGATGATGAGGTTCAGTTAATGACAACAACTAATATAGAATCAGAACTGTccgtttgttttcctttttcattaaagAGATTTCCTTTGGACCCTTGGCATGTGTGCCTTTCCAATTTTGCACCACACAACCGTAGTAAACACAACTGTCTTCCAATCAAAAGTGTTCTTCCTGTACTCAAGGGTGGAGTTTGCAAGCAGCTGGCCTGTGATTGGACAGATTTTCATTCAGTTATGTTTAAGATGTTTTCAGGCATGCCTGGTTTTGAGTAATGCATGGCAGGGCGCCCCCTGTTAAGGATGAGTAATTGAgggttgaatgaatgagtttttGAAGTGATTGCAAACACTTTGCAATTTTAGGCTCCATTAATATCCTCTTTCTAAACAATTTTGATCCAGAAACCTTTCAAAATATAGTCCTGATTCATTAATgaaccccccctttttttaaaaaaaaaaaatattactaaagCCATAAATCAGGATCTTGATCAAGAGATTTGTTGAAAAGAATTTGATAGCTGGGCATTTTCCTCACCAAAGCTATGCTGAGAAATAAGTACTGAAATTTTGAATTAAGTAATTAAACATCTTTTATTCCTTCCCCTCTTCCATGTAATAATAACgttatttgtatttcaaaataggcttgttatatttgaaaaaaagtcTAGTTGCATAATTAGTATCATGGATTTTTATGCCTTTCTAATACTGTGTCCTCTTTGTGTTCTGGATTGTTGTTGGTCCATGTGACAGAGACCTTGGGACCGTCACATATGTAGGCATggtaacacacacaaaaacatagatttttctttttggtataataaaagcaaaacttgcACTTTGCAGAATGTCAAAATGCCAAGAGTATACACAGGAAGGTCAACAATCTGCATCCTTTAGCAGCTTCCACTTGTTGAAGAAGCCTTGTGTGTCTTCTTAATACtggtacaaaaatataaaaacatttctcTATATACAaatagtggggttttttttcattttgttttttaagcaaatGCTATCATACTGTGCAATATCTGtagcctgtctttttttttttccatttaacattAGACCATGAGTATCAGTACCCATGACCTTACTCATCATTTTAGATAACTACATTATAGAATGGATGTACAATGATTTATTAAATCATTTCCCTTTATGATGGGCATTCAaggtattttaaagtttttggcACTTACAGTGCAGTTAGTATCCTTGTACATATGTCTTTATGTAATCATGGCTTTATTTCTAGTTTAGCCATccaggagtgaaattgttggGTTAAGGAGTAcatgtatatgtttttattttattaggtaATCCCAGTTTATTTTCCTATGAGATTGTAGCATTTCATACTCTCACCCACATGCAGGCAGTGCTTGTTTCTTTTCATCCTTGCCATCTCTGGTGTCATCAGTCTTTGTCATTTTTTGCAATCTGATGAGTGAAAAATAGTATCTAGCATTTTCATGACCACTgatctttttctgtgtttattagtctcttacatttcttttatGAGTTATTTATGCCAAGTTTTTGCCTGTTTGAAAAAAATGGAAGTTTTTTTATTCTGTTCAAGTTCTGTATTTGGCACACTAACCCCTTTACCTGTCAAGAGTATCATTTCTCtcatttgtcttttaactttgtttaaGGGTTGCTTTGCCACatagaaaaatgaaatgtttatatCGTCAGGTCTGTTAGACCTTTCTTAACAGCTTCTGGGTTTAACTGCTTGGGAAGAAGATACCCACCCTCACCTCTGCCACCTTGAGCCTGTATAACTAttcttcagattttctttctaatgtttcatttttttacctttagatctttagtccatcTGGAATATTTTTATAAGTGGTATGTGTGATGGACAATGTAACTTTTCCTACTAGGTAGGAACCACTTGTGGCAGcatcaattttattaattaattcatcCTTTTCTTTCTATATGATAGAATTAAATTATGCTTTTAGTAGTCATGAATTGTTTTGAATGTTTATCTTACCTATCTCAGCTATCCAGAACTTGCAACAGGAGTACAAGCAtatctgtcttaattttttttaaccctttgaAAGGAAAGGTGGGCTCTAAAGTACTCCTTTTCTTTGATTTGAGTTGATGTAATAGATGTGAGAGTGTCCAGGCTAGTACCATATTTCTTCCGTCTGGTAGTCTTCCAAGAGGAGTGAAAgcatatctcttttttttaaaaaagaaaaaactcttccTGCAACCTCTCCACTTTGTCTCAGGATAGGTGGACTTTAAAATAGCTGTCTGGTTTGTTTCTAGATAATATAATAATTTCCAGTGTACAATCTAATATTATTTATTCTCAACCTAAGTTCACACATAGAATTTCAGCCCTAATTGAATTAGGAGATCAACCTTTAATGATTATCCGTAAGTGTTCTTTTCTTGCTTATAATCCCGAAGCTAAATAAAAATCGAATAATATTGTAGTATGCTATTTATTAAAGTCAGTAGAATATGTTTTGTGAATCAGTGTATGGTTTAgagaactttaaataaaaatgagatggtgcaaaagaatatataatggttAAGTGTGAGGCCACACACACTTTTCATCCTAACTCTCCTCTTACAGCAGGAGGTCTGTTTTTGAAACATGGAGCCACTATTGAATTTTTTAGGCACTCAAGTGCTTTGTGTaagttgctttttaaagtttGTCTTCGTTTATGTGTGTATATCATTTTTGATACTTCTATCTTACTGTCTTTGCATTCTATTTATTTCAAGACTACAATATGTCCACCAGTGGTCACACTGTACACTGGTCATTTTGTCCAGCATCCTCTCCCTTTATTGTacaatcagatttttttcttgttaattatGCATTTGTTTCTAAGAGTTGTTTCACTAACTCTCCATCTGTCAAGGGCTCATTCCCTCCTTTAGTACTCACTGGCCTAGTTCTCTTCTCCACCTTCTTCTTGCTGATTTAGTTTCCCCTCCACCTGCCTAAACCACGGGTAACTAACATGGCATTTTCTGTTAGTGATTTTCTCAGCAACAGCTGGAGTGGGTTCCAGTAGGCTTTGCTTCCTCAAGGCCTGGGGGACACAACACCTGTTGCTGTTTCTCAGTTTTCTACTGCCTTTGACAGGTTGGTGGTTGTTAAGCCCTCCGTGTCCCACTGTTCCTACCGCTAAAGTGTCTTTTAC is a window of Muntiacus reevesi chromosome 1, mMunRee1.1, whole genome shotgun sequence DNA encoding:
- the FAM53C gene encoding protein FAM53C, whose product is MITLITEQLQKQTLDELKCTRFSISLPLPDHADISNCGNPFQLVSEGASWRGLPHCSCAEFQDSLNLSYHPSGLSLHLRPPSPGSSPQEQSLSQVLSPEPPDPEKLPVPPAPPSKRHCRSLSVPVDLSRWQPVWRPAPSKLWTPIKHRGSGGGGGPQVPHQSPPKRVSSLRFLQAPSASSQCAPAHRPYSPPFFSLALAQDSSHPSAASPQSGSWESDAESLSPCPPQRRFSLSPSLGPQASRFLPSARSSPASSPELPWRPRGLRNLPRSRSQPCDLDARKAGVKRRHEEDSRRLRPSLDFDKMNQKPYSGGLCLQETAREGSSISPPWFMACSPPPLSASCSPIGGSSQVLSESEEEEEGAVRWGRQALSKRTLCQQDFGDLDLNLIEEN